In the genome of Flexistipes sinusarabici DSM 4947, one region contains:
- a CDS encoding type II secretion system F family protein encodes MPKYVYSGVDMTGKPASGQISAKNKAEAEQVLKNRKINVSQLKMDWKNIELSFGEKIKDEDLVIVTRQMATMINAGLSIVKCLEIVASQAPKKKLRQIFEDVKNQIEQGSTFSKALEKHKNVFGTLYINMVAAGEAGGLLDTILDRLSIYMEKSMSLKRKVKSAMMYPSIVLTVAVLVVWGLLVFIIPKFEAMYEGFGGTLPALTQFTIGISNFLSSWYGGGLLAVLIIALVVTVGTIYKKSERGRYAIDQMLLKVPKIGDLIKKVSVSKFTRTFGTLLSSGVAILDALDIVARTSGNKVIEKHLLRSKADIEGGKTVVAPLEKAGVFPPMVTQMISVGEETGALDQMLTKIADFYDDEVDRAVDGLTKMIEPMLMIFVGGAVGFVIIAMYLPIFKLGSVVGG; translated from the coding sequence ATGCCTAAGTATGTTTATAGTGGTGTTGATATGACAGGCAAGCCTGCCAGCGGCCAGATCAGCGCCAAAAATAAAGCAGAGGCGGAGCAGGTACTTAAAAACCGTAAAATAAATGTCAGTCAACTCAAAATGGACTGGAAAAATATCGAATTATCGTTTGGAGAGAAAATCAAAGACGAAGATTTGGTTATTGTTACCAGACAGATGGCTACTATGATCAATGCAGGTCTTTCTATCGTTAAGTGTTTGGAAATTGTAGCAAGTCAGGCACCGAAAAAGAAATTGAGGCAAATTTTTGAAGATGTGAAAAACCAGATAGAACAGGGTTCAACATTCAGCAAAGCTCTTGAAAAACATAAAAACGTTTTTGGAACTTTATATATAAACATGGTTGCCGCCGGTGAGGCCGGGGGTCTCCTTGATACAATTTTGGACAGACTCTCCATCTACATGGAAAAATCCATGTCTCTAAAAAGAAAAGTTAAATCCGCAATGATGTATCCGTCGATAGTTTTAACAGTTGCAGTGCTTGTGGTATGGGGGCTGCTGGTTTTCATCATTCCCAAGTTTGAAGCTATGTACGAAGGTTTTGGAGGGACTCTGCCCGCACTTACCCAGTTTACCATAGGAATAAGCAATTTTCTCTCAAGCTGGTATGGAGGCGGTTTGCTGGCGGTGTTGATAATAGCACTGGTTGTTACTGTGGGTACAATTTATAAAAAATCCGAGCGTGGAAGGTATGCTATTGACCAGATGCTCCTGAAGGTACCCAAAATCGGCGATCTTATTAAAAAAGTCTCGGTATCTAAATTTACAAGGACATTCGGAACGCTTTTGAGCAGTGGGGTGGCTATACTCGATGCTTTGGATATTGTTGCACGAACAAGCGGCAATAAAGTGATAGAAAAACACTTGTTGCGCAGTAAGGCTGATATCGAAGGTGGTAAAACAGTTGTTGCACCGCTGGAAAAAGCGGGAGTTTTTCCTCCCATGGTAACACAGATGATCTCAGTAGGTGAGGAAACAGGGGCACTTGATCAAATGCTGACAAAAATTGCTGACTTTTACGATGATGAGGTAGACAGAGCAGTGGATGGGTTAACAAAAATGATTGAGCCTATGCTGATGATTTTCGTAGGAGGAGCGGTTGGATTTGTGATTATTGCAATGTATCTGCCAATCTTTAAACTTGGTTCAGTTGTGGGTGGCTAA
- a CDS encoding type IV pilus twitching motility protein PilT, whose product MYSLQELLQKMIDMGATDLHLTVGSSPVYRVNGMLVRTEGEALSVNDTKKMCYSIMTEAQKKTFEEEMELDLSFGIKGLSRFRANFFMQRGAMAAAMRRIPYQVMSFEQLGVPKIVESLCEKSRGLVLVTGPTGSGKSTTLASMIDKINHEKKVHIITVEDPIEYLHNHDKALINQREVNSDTKSFAKALKYILRQDPDVALIGEMRDLETIEAALTVSETGHLTFGTLHTNSAVQTINRIIDVFPPHQQPQIRAQLSFVLEGVICQQLLQTSDGNSRVLACEVLVPNSGIRNLIREDKLHQIYSMMQSGQAEHGMITMTQSLYALYRKNLISYEEAVNRAVYPDEVRQLIERGNVVNKKKSGRF is encoded by the coding sequence ATGTATTCTTTGCAGGAATTATTGCAAAAGATGATAGATATGGGCGCCACAGACCTTCATTTGACTGTGGGTTCCAGCCCTGTTTACAGAGTAAATGGAATGCTTGTAAGAACAGAAGGTGAAGCACTCAGTGTAAATGATACCAAAAAGATGTGTTACAGCATAATGACAGAGGCTCAGAAAAAGACTTTTGAAGAGGAGATGGAGCTGGACCTGTCTTTCGGTATAAAAGGGCTCAGCAGGTTCAGGGCAAACTTTTTTATGCAGCGGGGCGCTATGGCTGCAGCGATGCGCCGAATACCATACCAGGTCATGTCATTTGAACAGCTCGGCGTACCTAAAATTGTGGAAAGCTTGTGTGAGAAATCAAGAGGCCTTGTTCTTGTTACAGGCCCTACCGGGAGTGGTAAATCAACTACTTTGGCGTCTATGATTGATAAGATTAATCACGAAAAAAAGGTGCACATTATTACAGTTGAAGATCCAATTGAATACCTGCATAATCATGATAAAGCACTGATTAATCAAAGAGAGGTCAATTCAGATACAAAATCATTTGCAAAAGCACTCAAATACATATTGAGGCAGGATCCTGATGTCGCACTTATCGGTGAAATGAGGGACCTGGAAACCATTGAAGCGGCTTTGACTGTTTCAGAAACCGGACACCTTACTTTCGGTACACTTCATACGAACAGTGCTGTCCAAACGATAAACAGGATAATAGATGTTTTTCCTCCTCATCAGCAGCCTCAAATCAGAGCTCAGCTTTCTTTTGTTTTAGAGGGTGTCATCTGTCAGCAGCTTCTTCAGACTTCCGATGGTAACAGCAGAGTGCTCGCTTGCGAGGTACTTGTACCAAACTCAGGTATTAGAAATCTTATAAGAGAGGATAAGCTTCACCAGATATATTCTATGATGCAGTCAGGCCAGGCAGAACACGGTATGATTACAATGACACAGTCCTTATATGCTTTGTACAGGAAGAATTTAATTTCATATGAAGAGGCTGTTAACAGAGCTGTATATCCTGATGAAGTTAGGCAGCTTATTGAAAGGGGAAATGTTGTCAACAAAAAGAAAAGCGGACGTTTTTAA
- the pilB gene encoding type IV-A pilus assembly ATPase PilB gives MLARKIGAILLSENLITHEQLEKAIEVQKKEGGRLGSTLIKLGYVDESKIAEFLSKQYNVPYVNLKEIDIDNRTLSSIPADLSRKFLVIPFDREGQTLKVAIADPSNVYAIEELRFVTGFNIKPYVAVESSIREYLDMQSESVDNTLAELEDMEIADMEYEQEEEEEVKLDVLKKEVEDTPTVKLVNHIMNEAVKRGASDIHVEPYEKIFRVRFRIDGVMHEFMRPPKKIRNAVISRLKILADLDIAERRLPQDGRIKLKVGKHSVDMRVSTLPVLFGEKVVMRILDKSSLQLDMEKLGFEQSSLDKFIKGIESPYGMVLVTGPTGSGKSTTLYSALSRLNKDDVNIMTAEDPVEYNLFGINQVQMKEEIGLNFASALRSFLRQDPDIIMVGEIRDYETAEIAIKAALTGHLVLSTLHTNDAPSTVNRLLNMGIEPFLVASSTVIILAQRLARKLCPSCSEEIKLPKEALLSVGFKEEEIGKFNPKKGKGCDKCNGTGYKGRVALYEVMGVTEGIKELVLRGANANELKAKAMEEGMISLRRSGLEKVKKGVTTIEEVVRVTFED, from the coding sequence ATGCTTGCAAGAAAAATCGGTGCTATATTATTAAGTGAAAATCTTATTACCCATGAACAGCTTGAAAAAGCTATCGAGGTTCAGAAAAAAGAAGGGGGGAGATTAGGCTCAACACTTATAAAGCTAGGCTATGTGGATGAGTCGAAAATTGCTGAATTTTTGAGCAAACAATATAATGTTCCCTATGTAAATCTCAAAGAAATTGATATTGATAACAGGACATTAAGCAGCATACCCGCAGACTTAAGCAGAAAATTTCTTGTCATACCGTTTGACAGGGAAGGCCAAACTCTGAAGGTGGCTATTGCAGACCCTTCTAATGTTTATGCAATCGAAGAACTGAGGTTTGTTACGGGGTTTAATATTAAGCCTTACGTTGCAGTTGAGTCTTCAATCAGAGAATATCTGGATATGCAGTCCGAATCTGTTGATAATACTCTGGCGGAACTGGAAGATATGGAAATTGCTGATATGGAGTATGAGCAGGAGGAAGAGGAAGAAGTAAAGTTAGATGTGTTGAAAAAAGAAGTTGAGGATACCCCTACCGTTAAGCTTGTGAACCATATAATGAATGAGGCGGTTAAAAGAGGAGCTTCTGATATACATGTGGAGCCGTATGAGAAAATTTTTAGGGTAAGGTTCAGGATCGACGGCGTTATGCATGAATTTATGAGACCGCCTAAAAAGATTAGGAATGCAGTTATTTCCAGGCTGAAAATTCTGGCGGATCTGGATATAGCTGAAAGAAGGCTGCCTCAGGATGGAAGAATAAAATTAAAAGTTGGCAAACATTCCGTTGATATGAGGGTTTCAACACTTCCTGTACTGTTTGGTGAAAAAGTTGTTATGAGGATCCTTGATAAGAGCAGTCTTCAGCTGGATATGGAGAAACTCGGCTTTGAACAATCATCTCTTGATAAGTTTATAAAAGGGATTGAAAGCCCTTATGGAATGGTGCTTGTTACAGGCCCCACAGGAAGCGGTAAGTCTACGACACTTTATTCAGCGTTGAGTAGACTAAATAAGGACGATGTCAACATTATGACAGCTGAAGATCCTGTTGAGTATAATCTTTTCGGGATAAACCAGGTTCAGATGAAAGAAGAGATAGGACTTAATTTTGCTTCTGCATTGAGATCATTTTTAAGACAAGACCCCGATATTATTATGGTAGGGGAAATCAGGGACTATGAGACTGCTGAGATAGCAATAAAAGCTGCTCTGACCGGCCACCTTGTTTTATCTACTCTCCATACCAATGATGCTCCCAGTACGGTAAACAGACTGCTAAATATGGGAATTGAACCTTTTCTTGTGGCATCATCCACTGTTATTATTCTGGCTCAAAGGCTGGCCAGGAAACTTTGCCCTTCATGTTCGGAAGAAATTAAGCTTCCCAAAGAGGCTTTGTTGTCGGTGGGATTCAAAGAAGAGGAAATAGGTAAATTTAATCCAAAAAAAGGTAAAGGATGTGACAAGTGCAACGGCACAGGTTACAAAGGAAGAGTGGCTCTTTATGAAGTGATGGGAGTTACTGAAGGTATAAAGGAGCTTGTATTAAGAGGGGCTAATGCCAACGAGTTAAAAGCCAAGGCAATGGAAGAAGGTATGATCTCTCTCAGGAGAAGCGGACTGGAAAAAGTGAAAAAAGGGGTTACAACTATAGAGGAGGTTGTAAGGGTAACTTTTGAAGATTAA
- the aroE gene encoding shikimate dehydrogenase, which translates to MFFNTGIIGFPLRHSLSPLLHNFFIYHAEVNGGYCCFEVSKADNLPKTLSFLIESGFVGVNVTLPYKTDIMRYIDITDSAASEIGAVNTLLFDDSGILGLNTDVFGIEKTFKYHGISCLGKDILVLGAGGSTKALLYYLKSQSYKSLTIVNRTPVKGEEMLAHFGLNKCRVKDIDSLKKYNEYDIIINTTSMGLDGGRFLDMSNIKCREFAFDFQYSVNLTPFLKEYYKQDIICSDGLMMLIYQGAESFSRWAENIFVTKQLNIEKELEILKKKLRRAV; encoded by the coding sequence TTGTTTTTTAACACCGGAATAATCGGCTTTCCCTTAAGGCATTCTTTGTCACCTTTGCTGCATAATTTTTTTATTTATCATGCTGAAGTAAACGGCGGTTATTGTTGTTTTGAGGTTTCCAAAGCTGATAATCTGCCAAAAACACTTTCCTTTTTAATAGAATCGGGGTTCGTTGGTGTTAATGTTACACTGCCTTATAAAACTGACATTATGAGATATATTGATATAACAGATTCTGCAGCATCAGAAATAGGCGCAGTAAACACGTTATTGTTCGATGATAGTGGTATTTTAGGGTTAAATACCGATGTTTTCGGGATTGAAAAAACTTTTAAATATCATGGCATATCATGTTTGGGTAAAGATATACTCGTACTGGGAGCAGGTGGTTCAACAAAAGCTTTGCTGTATTATCTAAAGAGCCAGAGTTATAAATCTTTAACTATAGTAAACAGAACGCCGGTTAAGGGAGAGGAAATGCTGGCACACTTTGGCTTGAATAAGTGCAGGGTAAAAGATATTGACTCTTTGAAAAAATATAATGAATATGATATAATTATAAATACTACTTCTATGGGGCTGGATGGTGGAAGGTTTTTGGACATGTCTAATATAAAATGCAGAGAGTTTGCTTTTGATTTTCAATATTCCGTAAACTTGACACCATTCCTGAAAGAGTACTATAAACAGGATATTATTTGTTCTGATGGGCTGATGATGTTGATTTATCAGGGGGCCGAATCGTTTTCCAGGTGGGCAGAGAATATTTTTGTGACGAAACAATTAAACATCGAAAAGGAACTTGAAATACTGAAAAAAAAATTAAGGAGAGCTGTCTGA
- a CDS encoding DUF502 domain-containing protein: MLIFLLFIIGIIAKNYFGKKIISFFEYLLVKIPLVRGVYSSIRQVVETFQVSGGTSFKKVVLLEYPMQKKYSIGFVTKETSEFLNNKINNESYNIFVPTTPNPTSGFILIVPKCEVIELDITIDEGIRFVISAGLISPEAAEKLNSGSK; the protein is encoded by the coding sequence GTGTTAATTTTTTTACTTTTTATTATAGGGATAATCGCCAAAAATTATTTTGGCAAAAAAATCATAAGCTTTTTTGAATATCTTCTTGTAAAAATACCACTGGTCAGAGGGGTTTATTCATCAATCCGCCAAGTGGTGGAAACTTTTCAGGTTTCAGGCGGGACGAGTTTTAAGAAAGTAGTTCTTCTGGAATATCCCATGCAAAAAAAGTACAGTATTGGGTTTGTAACAAAAGAGACCTCTGAATTCTTGAATAATAAAATCAATAATGAATCTTATAACATTTTTGTTCCAACCACTCCCAACCCGACTTCCGGATTTATACTTATAGTACCTAAATGCGAGGTTATAGAGCTTGATATAACTATTGATGAGGGTATAAGATTTGTTATTTCTGCCGGCTTGATTTCTCCGGAAGCAGCAGAAAAATTAAATTCAGGCTCAAAATAA
- a CDS encoding acetate uptake transporter, protein MSNGKFADVIVDRKGKGEVKETIDKASNVAETIIRDTSANPAPLGLMGFGMTTILLNMHNVGLFGLSSMIIAMGIFYGGLAQIIAGVMEWKKKNTFGTVAFTSYGLFWITLVAMILLPKAGLISAPASHEVAAYLFFWGMFTLIMFIGTFKMNKALMTVFFLLTILFFLLGFADATGNPMLKVIAGYEGILCGLSAVYAGAAQILNEVYGRTLLPLGDL, encoded by the coding sequence ATGAGTAACGGAAAATTTGCAGATGTAATTGTTGACAGAAAAGGGAAGGGTGAAGTCAAAGAAACTATCGACAAAGCTTCAAATGTAGCCGAAACAATAATCAGAGACACTTCGGCAAATCCTGCTCCACTCGGGCTTATGGGTTTTGGTATGACCACTATTTTGTTGAATATGCATAACGTTGGTTTATTCGGCCTCAGCAGTATGATTATTGCAATGGGTATTTTTTATGGTGGGCTTGCGCAAATCATTGCAGGTGTTATGGAGTGGAAAAAGAAAAACACTTTTGGAACTGTGGCCTTTACATCTTACGGTCTCTTCTGGATTACACTGGTGGCCATGATTTTGCTGCCGAAAGCCGGCTTGATTAGTGCTCCGGCAAGTCATGAGGTGGCTGCTTATCTGTTTTTCTGGGGAATGTTTACCCTCATTATGTTTATAGGTACTTTTAAGATGAATAAAGCTTTAATGACAGTCTTCTTTTTATTGACTATACTTTTCTTTTTGCTGGGATTTGCAGATGCTACAGGTAATCCAATGCTGAAAGTGATAGCAGGATATGAAGGGATTTTATGCGGACTTTCTGCTGTATATGCCGGAGCTGCTCAGATTCTAAATGAAGTTTACGGAAGGACTTTGCTTCCTCTCGGAGATTTGTAA
- a CDS encoding glutamate synthase-related protein: protein MGGKEMYRFNSNEITVKRSIKYVEPDSTGIYAQGAKYWVKVTDDKEEPGRGCIHCATCVEACTHNLKNPDSETGVFDMETVYYDEKGNRVQPDNDSINFIEKILWINPDECCNCKRCVKMCPQRAIKVTDNPDYNDMGVNLSNAEIINNCLSRADGKSTVSSAHLGKFSSKLSEDWLIDAAEILSPQRDHLHEYAGRMDNMYLGKRQARFHCKTPIFDVHMSYGSNSHEAFLSRIMASIKLGRPFFTGEGYIHPDMMPAAKHCILQFGSGGYGPWVELDKFAGISMKYGQDAKKGKGGRLQAKKNDIEIALLRCVEALRNLTAPNPQHLQYSIEELPMRVESLRALLGEDKLIGADVYGTAWNFQEIVVALAKAGFDYITVKAGDGSTGAAHLVDMQNRGLNVVYLTHIADLALRKEGLREQISVIAEGGVLDSFHAFLVLLAGADFVGMGMRTLHPLGCTLCRRCHTGQCAWGITSRPYGTRIDPGMGSERIVKMVESFVEDMEGLAAGLGMSSHTDVVGARRFRYHGSDPLLYETFGRGEADKQVEEVAIKERYHKIFKTKEELRIQFKDFFKESLENIEDNTITIDVGVDQVDSRSLNVLMKDATERGVKKFVLENVVGQRIIGTGVKADEITVKGLVGNHSFAFVRNVKINVVPTSVDGFKVPGNTQVGVANTSNPHEINIAGHVSDLFAAYAVSGTFRVAKSGGVRNLLLMKAGIPEEWNKIDLTKYENYSDEKIIEDLLLNYQERKARLRKMGWNKFIRSQEDKINDRKPPVAVFGVGIERGMGDYFMEYAQGGIGIVLNVVNKDNPIGYYICSGMTAGAAYIRGNVSDSQLGVGVKKIEYLTDSDKTMLKKEIEDFLDKFLNINIDEAYDSKLREFADRYKSEPRIVLDEFCKIIPVSSGIRISRISE, encoded by the coding sequence ATAAAATATGTAGAACCGGATAGTACCGGGATTTACGCTCAGGGAGCAAAGTATTGGGTTAAAGTTACTGATGATAAAGAGGAGCCTGGCAGAGGGTGCATACATTGTGCCACATGTGTTGAAGCTTGCACTCACAATTTGAAAAATCCGGACAGTGAAACCGGAGTTTTTGATATGGAAACCGTTTACTATGATGAGAAAGGAAACCGTGTCCAGCCTGACAATGACAGTATTAATTTTATCGAAAAAATATTGTGGATAAACCCGGATGAATGCTGCAACTGTAAAAGATGTGTAAAGATGTGTCCCCAGAGGGCAATAAAAGTAACGGATAATCCTGATTATAATGATATGGGGGTAAATCTGTCTAATGCTGAAATCATCAACAACTGTCTCTCCAGAGCAGACGGAAAATCCACAGTCAGCAGTGCTCATCTTGGAAAATTTTCGTCCAAATTAAGCGAAGACTGGCTTATAGATGCTGCAGAGATACTCAGCCCCCAAAGGGATCATCTGCATGAGTATGCCGGAAGAATGGATAATATGTATCTGGGGAAAAGACAAGCCCGTTTCCACTGTAAAACACCTATATTTGATGTTCATATGAGTTATGGTTCGAACAGCCACGAGGCTTTTCTTTCAAGGATAATGGCCAGTATAAAACTTGGCAGGCCTTTTTTTACCGGAGAGGGATATATTCATCCTGATATGATGCCTGCAGCAAAACACTGTATACTGCAATTTGGCTCTGGCGGATACGGTCCATGGGTGGAGCTTGATAAATTTGCAGGAATTTCCATGAAATACGGACAGGATGCCAAAAAGGGAAAAGGGGGCAGACTCCAGGCCAAAAAGAATGATATTGAAATTGCTCTGTTAAGGTGTGTTGAAGCGTTAAGAAATCTTACAGCACCGAATCCCCAGCATTTGCAGTATTCGATAGAAGAACTCCCCATGCGGGTGGAGTCTTTGAGAGCACTGTTAGGAGAAGATAAACTTATAGGTGCCGATGTTTACGGCACCGCATGGAATTTTCAGGAAATAGTGGTTGCCCTTGCCAAAGCCGGCTTTGACTACATAACCGTAAAAGCCGGAGATGGTTCCACAGGCGCTGCACACCTGGTCGATATGCAGAACAGAGGACTCAATGTCGTATATCTTACTCATATAGCCGATCTTGCTTTAAGAAAAGAAGGTTTAAGGGAACAGATTTCAGTTATTGCTGAAGGCGGAGTATTGGATAGTTTTCATGCTTTTCTGGTTCTCCTGGCGGGTGCTGATTTTGTTGGTATGGGAATGAGAACTTTACACCCCCTTGGGTGTACTCTTTGCAGAAGATGTCATACAGGACAGTGTGCTTGGGGTATTACCTCAAGACCTTACGGTACCAGAATTGATCCGGGTATGGGAAGCGAAAGAATAGTAAAAATGGTTGAGAGCTTTGTGGAAGATATGGAAGGTTTGGCCGCAGGCTTGGGGATGAGCAGCCATACCGATGTGGTTGGAGCAAGACGATTCAGGTACCATGGAAGCGATCCACTTTTGTATGAAACATTCGGCAGAGGGGAAGCTGATAAGCAGGTTGAAGAAGTGGCCATAAAAGAGCGTTATCACAAAATATTCAAGACAAAAGAAGAATTGAGGATACAATTTAAAGACTTTTTCAAGGAATCATTAGAAAATATTGAAGATAATACCATTACTATAGATGTGGGAGTCGATCAGGTGGACAGCAGAAGCCTGAATGTTTTAATGAAGGACGCAACTGAGAGAGGGGTGAAAAAGTTTGTTCTGGAAAATGTTGTCGGTCAGCGGATAATAGGTACCGGTGTAAAGGCTGATGAGATAACTGTAAAAGGGTTGGTGGGCAACCATTCCTTTGCATTTGTGCGGAATGTTAAAATAAATGTTGTTCCCACATCTGTGGATGGTTTTAAAGTGCCCGGCAATACACAGGTGGGGGTTGCAAACACTTCCAATCCCCATGAAATTAATATTGCAGGACATGTAAGTGACTTGTTTGCTGCATACGCTGTAAGCGGAACATTCCGTGTTGCAAAAAGCGGAGGAGTGAGGAACCTGCTTCTAATGAAAGCCGGTATACCGGAGGAATGGAATAAAATAGATTTAACCAAATACGAAAATTATTCTGATGAAAAGATTATTGAGGATTTACTTTTGAACTACCAGGAGCGGAAGGCCAGATTGAGAAAAATGGGATGGAATAAATTTATCCGTTCCCAGGAAGATAAAATCAATGATCGTAAGCCTCCTGTGGCGGTTTTTGGTGTGGGCATAGAAAGGGGTATGGGTGATTATTTTATGGAATACGCTCAAGGCGGAATCGGCATTGTATTAAACGTTGTTAATAAAGATAATCCAATCGGATACTATATTTGCAGCGGAATGACAGCCGGTGCTGCATATATACGTGGTAATGTTTCCGATTCACAGCTTGGTGTTGGGGTGAAAAAAATCGAATATCTTACTGACTCTGATAAAACAATGCTCAAAAAAGAGATTGAGGACTTTCTTGATAAGTTTTTGAATATAAATATTGATGAAGCGTATGATTCAAAACTCAGGGAATTTGCGGACAGATATAAAAGTGAACCCAGAATTGTATTGGATGAGTTTTGCAAAATTATCCCTGTTTCATCCGGTATACGGATTTCACGGATAAGTGAATAA